DNA sequence from the Streptomyces canus genome:
CGCACGACAATCCCGCATAGCCGGGAAGCCGGTCCGGCGCCTTGGCCAGAAAATGGAATAGGTGTTCGAAAATGATCGGTGCATGACCGTCTCGGGACATTGAATTCACGACTCGTGCGGCCTGCTGATCGGATCGGTCACAAAAAAAGCTCGAAATATCAGCCAGATCGTGCGACACACCGGCGCAATTGGCAGATGGCCTCACGCAAACCCCTCTACCGTGTGAGGCGTGAGCAGCAGCGGCCTCATCTACGCAGTCATTGTCGGGGCCTGGGCCGCCTACTTGGTGCCGATGTGGCTCCGTAGGCAGGACGAGCTGAACGAGGCCCGTCCGACGGAACGCTTCAGCACGGCCATCCGGTTGCTGTCCGGACGGGCGGGCATGGAGCGTCGATACGCCAAGGACCTGCGCGCGCGCTCCGCCGACGAGGGGGAGCACGGCGCCGACGAACCGGATGCCGTCACCGAGTCGGTGGACGTCCGGGCCTTCGCTATGCCTCCGGCCCCCCGTCCGCAGGCCCAGGCGACGGTCCAGCCGCCGGCTTCGGAGCGCCGGGAGGCGCCGCGCGAGCCCGCGCCCGAACACGGTGGCGCGCCGACACGGAAGCAGGCACCCGCACCCGCCGCCCCGGCGCCATCCCACGCTCAGACGCATGCCCCCGCGCCCCGGCGCACGGCCGCCGCGGAAGCGGCCGCGGCGCGCGCCCGGCGCACGAAGGTACTCGCGCGCCGACGGCGTACGACTGTGATGCTCTTCCTTGCCTTCACGCTCGGCACGATCGTCGCCGCCGTCGGAGGACTCGCCTTCCTGTGGGCGCCCGGCGTGCCCGCCGTGATGCTCAGCGGGTACATCGCGTACCTGCGCTCCCAGGAACGCCGCCGCTTCGCCTACCAGATGGACCGGCGCCGGGCCGAGGCCGCCGCACAGCGACTGCGGGAGCGCGCGCGCCAGCCGCGCCGGCGCGCGTCCGTGAGCACCGGCGTGGAAGCCGACGAACCGGAAGAGGGACCAGGGACGGAGACCGATCCCGGACTCTCGGCGCTCGCCGCCGACCGGCGCGCCCTCGTCGAGCAGACCGATCACGCCGAGTGGATCGACCAGCAGCGCGAACGGCAGCACCGGCCGGGGCACGGGGACAGCTGGGACCCGGTACCGGTGCCGCTGCCGACGTACGTGACCGCGCCGGTCGCTCCGCGGGCCACCTCGGACGTGGACCTCGGGGCGCCGGACGCGTGGAGCTCGGCGCGGTCCAGCAGTGCCGCCACTCCGGAGCAGTCGGCCCGGGAGGCGACGCCCGTCGCGGAGGACGAGGAGTCGGAGGACCTGTCGGACGACGCGGAGGGCAAGCCGGCGGCGGGCGGCCGCAGTGACGCCCGTCGCGCCGCCTCCGCCCGCCG
Encoded proteins:
- the sepX gene encoding divisome protein SepX/GlpR, which produces MSSSGLIYAVIVGAWAAYLVPMWLRRQDELNEARPTERFSTAIRLLSGRAGMERRYAKDLRARSADEGEHGADEPDAVTESVDVRAFAMPPAPRPQAQATVQPPASERREAPREPAPEHGGAPTRKQAPAPAAPAPSHAQTHAPAPRRTAAAEAAAARARRTKVLARRRRTTVMLFLAFTLGTIVAAVGGLAFLWAPGVPAVMLSGYIAYLRSQERRRFAYQMDRRRAEAAAQRLRERARQPRRRASVSTGVEADEPEEGPGTETDPGLSALAADRRALVEQTDHAEWIDQQRERQHRPGHGDSWDPVPVPLPTYVTAPVAPRATSDVDLGAPDAWSSARSSSAATPEQSAREATPVAEDEESEDLSDDAEGKPAAGGRSDARRAASARRARERGRTPLFDQYEEGDRPRAANE